Proteins found in one Lycium ferocissimum isolate CSIRO_LF1 chromosome 6, AGI_CSIRO_Lferr_CH_V1, whole genome shotgun sequence genomic segment:
- the LOC132061252 gene encoding uncharacterized protein LOC132061252, which produces MPTEEAVNLLMRQLAEAREEADRLRAEKENTTNAEARRPPPTFPNLDLPILDHFPQTQAGAPFQTPLRRNATHVGSSSHHTPAFQTSARVINANAYQAHRAIGVPVTHPTQPNVTFQEHVTHIDSSPELENMEMFFEARIDKIEKEMGKKIVELEHGSKKKEGLRYSDLCIHPDLGLPEGFKIPKFDHFNGSGNPRAHLRAYCDQLVGSGRNEAFRLFSRSLLGTAMELFISQDISRWKTWEEMVRSFMERFRFNVENVPDRFSLEKIH; this is translated from the coding sequence ATGCCTACGGAAGAGGCTGTCAACCTACTAATGAGACAATTGGCTGAGGCCAGAGAAGAGGCGGACCGCCTAAGAGCCGAAAAAGAAAATACCACTAATGCTGAGGCTAGGAGACCTCCACCCACTTTCCCAAACTTGGATTTACCAATTCTTGATCACTTTCCTCAAACCCAGGCTGGGGCTCCCTTCCAGACTCCATTACGCCGAAATGCCACCCATGTGGGGAGTTCTTCCCACCATACCCCGGCTTTTCAAACATCGGCTCGCGTAATAAATGCAAATGCTTATCAAGCCCATCGGGCAATAGGGGTTCCAGTGACTCATCCCACGCAACCAAATGTCACCTTCCAAGAGCATGTCACTCATATTGACTCTTCGCCAGaattggaaaatatggaaatgttcttCGAGGCCAGAATAGACAAAATAGAGAAAGAGATGGGCAAGAAGATTGTCGAGCTAGAGCATGGCTCTAAGAAGAAAGAAGGATTGAGGTATTCTGACCTGTGCATCCACCCAGACTTGGGTCTGCCGGAAGGCTTTAAGATTCCCAAATTTGACCACTTCAACGGGTCGGGCAACCCCAGAGCCCACCTAAGGGCTTACTGCGATCAGCTGGTCGGAAGTGGCAGAAACGAAGCCTTTCGGTTGTTTAGTCGAAGTCTGTTAGGGACAGCTATGGAATTGTTCATCTCTCAAGATATTAGCCGTTGGAAAACATGGGAAGAAATGGTGAGATCGTTCATGGAAAGATTCCGCTTCAATGTGGAAAACGTACCTGATCGTTTCTCGCTAGAGAAAATTCATTAG